GGGCGGCAGACTCGTGATCCCTGTTGGAGACAGGTATTCCCAGTCGCTCATGAAGATAGTCAGGGAGAAAACAGGGCTCAAGAAAATCGATCTGGGCGGCTGCCGCTTTGTGAACCTGGTGGGCCAACACGGCTGGCAATCTTCAAACTAGGCAAGCTCCCAGCAAACTGGCTGCAGATGTGCCAGCAAAAAAGAGACCCTGCGGACCCGGATTCCTGCGTTGTCATGAGAAAACGGACCTCCATAATCGGCGTCATAGGTGCCGGGCAGTGTGATCAGGAGATCTATCATCTCGCCCGTGCTGTAGGCAGGGAAATCGCCCGCAAAGGCGCCATTCTGATATGCGGCGGCCTGGGTGGCGTCATGGCAGCGGCTGCTGAAGGCGCTGCTGATGCTGGAGGCCTCACCGTTGGCATCCTGCCGGGTGAATCCACTCGGGACGCCAACCCTTACATTCAGGTGCCTATAGCCACCGGCATGGGACAGGCACGAAATGTTATTATCATTCACACCGCGGATGTTCTCATTGCAATCTCAGGTGGAGCAGGAACATTATCTGAGATCGGCCACGCCCTCAAGACTGGCAAGCCTGTTGTCGGGCTGCAAACCATTGCCAACATCAAAAGTGTACGCTACGTGGAAACTGCCAGCCAGGCAATAGCTGCTGCCTTTGAATACCTCTCTTGAGGTTTTTTCCCATAGCAGTATGCTCAGCCGTTTACTTCAGCAGACCAGAAAGTAGGGCTCTGATCTGTTGTTCCATTACATGAACCCGGCTGCGGCTACGGCCTGGGTTACGATGCCCGTTTCGGCTTGCAGCCTGTATATCGGTTTCTACCGTTGCCGTAAACCGTTTACCGATA
Above is a window of Deltaproteobacteria bacterium DNA encoding:
- a CDS encoding TIGR00725 family protein, with the protein product MRKRTSIIGVIGAGQCDQEIYHLARAVGREIARKGAILICGGLGGVMAAAAEGAADAGGLTVGILPGESTRDANPYIQVPIATGMGQARNVIIIHTADVLIAISGGAGTLSEIGHALKTGKPVVGLQTIANIKSVRYVETASQAIAAAFEYLS